A section of the Suncus etruscus isolate mSunEtr1 chromosome X, mSunEtr1.pri.cur, whole genome shotgun sequence genome encodes:
- the LOC125999055 gene encoding zinc finger BED domain-containing protein 4-like: MPATPGRLAPLDSLKARPLQFLPDFPPRPACPADHTGWLLGPGPHWGFVDAARHVFAGAPSFTSSRYKAAGIVVMAGNPESRPTGDGGCLSDKIQIIVRREEDDGGDPGGLERVSWKQQQQQQEGNAQAENGGEPAQGAGWRQHWVALPGRRSSPACEEEEGGSLLFQDSSTLPDRAQSLQFHRSTSSRKTSLVWKHFLVSPWDSTKATGRHCMKKLGLGKKEKDLSTRCLMRHMRLVHPTVLNPEEGSEAAPPSSAPTQLLLPQPSHGRDQSPVLSPILSLEAFPQMASKILSPDQLAEETVTSDVRCDEASSSLSRSDKYCREEALGEPPALLPTLHDDDALKNAFQGRLLVPQSKQSLRKRSVVWQHFYPSRLDRSKAICIHCMKEFSLGRSDRRLGTSCLIRHLRRAHKTIKLQENEGDPGPPPLQSELPALLPALPPPDPEPSSVASSLGNWVPVSPSALSSPHQLPEDLQSPLNPREKLDAGPSPQLPESGALFQQNQRVMKRLRFEVSQRDLSCNETKDVDVSLPPVDSLMAVCSQKTSTLWNHFSICSTEPTKVICLHCGHMISTDKKLANLGTSCLLSRHLRRFHSSVVLKTDVPDTARPSSPGPPVPMSTDVSTSSKSTAEESHPVAQKITRLVAEMMALDLQPYSLMNNVGFNRLLGYLNPWYSLPSPAYFSGTAIPNMYDSVKRIIKASLRKAESGVVHFTLGVWESSQTPEYLMLTAHWVTFESSVRLHCEDHHCSALLDVSQVDYGCRGNSLQKQMQCWWEAWVSSTGLQMGITVTDNLSIGKTLSEGELTSVQCFNRTLSLILSEAFKTQRMVQNLLSIARKTCEWVQQSPRAQEKLAELQKEYALPQHTLVQDEPSKWTTLLHMLERLIEQKRAVHELAIECHFPEIISFDQWESMRSVCRALRSFDAASCEMSTRTATLSQVIPMMYILHRKIDMLFEETMGIDTILKSLKEGVGSSLTAMLHNPSYLFATLLDPRYKASLFSKEEAELYRRDLIRELKMLNPASHHRPVCSRHDPAAPVQGSSGKESLWSLLASVKKPGPRDSAPLPEDTVLAYLAEEVLEISCDPLTYWNLKREAWPSLSILAFRFLGCPPSIVPAEKLLNMPLEHDGVGRSRLTMEHFEKLIFLNVNLPLIDFQY, translated from the exons ATGCCCGCCACCCCAGGCCGGCTGGCCCCACTCGACTCCCTAAAAGCACGCCCCCTGCAGTTCCTGCCAGACTTCCCGCCACGCCCCGCATGCCCAGC ggatcaCACCGGATGGCTCTTGGGTCCCGGGCCTCATTGGGGCTTTGTTGATGCAGCAAGGCACGTGTTTGCAGGGGCACCTTCATTCACAAGCAGCCGCTATAAAGCTGCCGGAATAGTAGTGATGGCAGGGAACCCAGAAAGTCGTCCCACAGGGGATGGTGGCTGTCTGTCTGATAAAATTCAGATCattgtcaggagagaggaagatgATGGTGGGGATCCCGGTGGCTTGGAGAGGGTGAGctggaagcagcagcagcagcagcaggagggcaATGCCCAGGCTGAGAACGGAGGTGAGCCAGCCCAGGGCGCAGGCTGGAGGCAGCACTGGGTAGCATTGCCTGGAAGGCGCTCAAGCCCTGCCTGTGAGGAGGAGGAAGGCGGGTCCCTGTTGTTCCAGGACAGCAGCACCCTGCCTGATCGGGCCCAGAGCCTCCAGTTCCACCGCAGTACCAGCTCCAGAAAGACGTCTCTGGTCTGGAAGCACTTCTTGGTCTCCCCCTGGGACAGCACGAAAGCCACCGGCAGGCACTGCATGAAGAAGTTAGGCCTCGGCAAGAAAGAGAAGGACCTGAGCACCAGGTGCCTCATGAGGCACATGAGGCTGGTGCACCCCACCGTGCTCAACCCTGAGGAGGGCAGCGAGGCCGCCCCACCCTCCTCAGCCCCCACGCAGCTGCTGTTGCCACAGCCCTCCCATGGCAGGGACCAGAGCCCCGTCCTCTCTCCTATCCTCAGCCTGGAGGCGTTCCCCCAAATGGCTTCCAAAATCCTCTCCCCTGACCAGCTGGCAGAGGAGACGGTGACTTCCGACGTCCGTTGTGATGAAGCCTCCTCCAGCCTGTCCCGCTCAGACAAGTACTGCCGGGAGGAAGCCCTGGGGGAGCCCCCTGCCCTTCTCCCAACACTGCATGATGATGATGCTCTGAAGAATGCCTTCCAGGGGCGCCTCCTGGTCCCTCAGAGCAAGCAGAGCCTTCGGAAGCGCTCGGTCGTGTGGCAGCACTTCTACCCGTCCCGGCTGGACAGGTCCAAAGCCATTTGCATCCACTGCATGAAGGAGTTCAGTCTCGGCAGGAGTGACCGCCGCCTGGGCACCAGCTGCCTCATCCGCCACTTGAGGCGTGCTCACAAGACCATCAAGCTGCAGGAAAATGAAGGCGATCCTGGCCCCCCACCCCTGCAGTCTGAGCTCCCCGCACTTTTGCCTGCCCTGCCACCACCAGATCCAGAGCCCAGCTCCGTGGCATCATCCCTGGGGAATTGGGTCCCAGTGTCCCCATCTGCATTGTCCTCCCCTCACCAGCTGCCTGAGGACCTGCAGTCGCCTCTGAATCCCAGGGAGAAGCTAGATGCCGGACCCAGCCCTCAGCTGCCCGAGTCTGGAGCCTTGTTCCAACAGAACCAACGAGTCATGAAGAGACTCAGGTTCGAGGTCTCGCAGAGGGACCTCTCATGCAATGAGACCAAGGATGTGGACGTCTCTCTGCCACCCGTGGACAGTCTCATGGCTGTGTGCAGCCAAAAGACCTCAACCTTGTGGAATCATTTCTCCATCTGCTCCACAGAGCCGACTAAAGTGATCTGCTTGCATTGTGGCCACATGATCAGCACGGACAAGAAGCTGGCCAATCTGGGCACCAGCTGTCTCCTGTCCAGGCACTTACGGAGGTTCCACAGCAGCGTGGTGCTGAAGACTGACGTCCCGGACACTGCCCGGCCCTCTTCTCCAGGTCCCCCTGTTCCCATGAGCACAGACGTGTCCACATCCTCCAAGAGCACCGCTGAAGAGTCTCACCCGGTTGCCCAAAAAATCACGAGGCTCGTCGCTGAGATGATGGCCCTGGACCTCCAGCCCTACTCGCTCATGAATAACGTTGGCTTCAACAGGCTGCTCGGCTACTTGAACCCTTGGTACTCCTTGCCCTCCCCGGCTTATTTCTCCGGGACCGCCATCCCCAACATGTACGACAGTGTGAAACGCATCATCAAGGCCAGCCTGAGGAAGGCCGAGAGCGGCGTGGTCCACTTCACCTTGGGGGTGTGGGAGAGCAGTCAGACCCCGGAGTACCTGATGCTCACTGCCCACTGGGTGACCTTTGAGTCCTCTGTCCGGCTGCACTGTGAGGACCACCACTGCTCAGCCCTGCTGGATGTGTCTCAGGTCGACTATGGCTGTCGTGGCAACAGCCTCCAGAAGCAGATGCAGTGCtggtgggaggcctgggtgagttcCACCGGCCTCCAGATGGGCATCACGGTGACAGACAATCTGAGCATAGGGAAGACATTGAGTGAGGGCGAGCTCACCAGCGTGCAGTGTTTCAACCGCACCCTCAGCCTCATCCTCAGCGAGGCCTTCAAGACCCAGAGGATGGTCCAGAACCTGCTAAGCATCGCCCGCAAGACCTGTGAGTGGGTTCAGCAGTCTCCCCGAGCCCAGGAGAAGCTGGCTGAGCTGCAGAAGGAGTACGCACTGCCCCAGCACACCCTCGTTCAGGACGAGCCGTCCAAGTGGACCACGTTGCTCCACATGCTGGAGCGGCTCATCGAGCAGAAGAGGGCCGTCCACGAGCTGGCCATCGAGTGCCACTTCCCCGAGATCATCAGCTTCGACCAGTGGGAGAGCATGCGGTCTGTGTGCCGTGCCCTGAGGTCCTTTGACGCTGCTAGCTGCGAGATGAGCACCCGCACGGCCACGCTCAGCCAGGTCATCCCCATGATGTACATCCTCCACAGGAAGATCGACATGCTGTTTGAGGAGACCATGGGCATCGACACCATTCTCAAGTCTTTGAAGGAGGGCGTGGGGAGCAGTCTCACTGCCATGCTGCACAACCCCAGCTACCTCTTTGCCACCCTGCTGGACCCCCGCTACAAAGCCTCTTTGTTCTCCAAGGAGGAGGCCGAGCTTTACAGGCGGGATCTCATCAGAGAACTCAAGATGTTGAATCCTGCCTCACACCACAGGCCCGTCTGCAGCAGGCATGACCCAGCTGCCCCTGTGCAGGGCTCCTCAGGTAAGGAGAGCCTATGGTCCCTGTTGGCCTCGGTGAAAAAGCCGGGCCCTCGGGACAGTGCCCCATTGCCTGAAGACACGGTGTTAGCCTACCTGGCGGAGGAGGTGCTGGAAATTAGCTGTGACCCCCTCACCTACTGGAACCTGAAGAGGGAGGCCTGGCCCAGCCTTTCCATACTGGCCTTCAGGTTCCTGGGCTGCCCTCCGAGCATTGTCCCTGCGGAGAAACTCTTAAACATGCCCTTAGAGCATGATGGCGTTGGCCGGTCCAGGCTCACGATGGAACACTTTGAAAAACTCATCTTTCTAAATGTAAACCTTCCCTTAATAGACTTCCAATATTAG
- the LOC125999573 gene encoding heterogeneous nuclear ribonucleoprotein L-like — MSSWSSLPREAPGEERAYESQAKRLKTEEAEIDYALHEAGDARREAAPRDGGDGGGGGGRGRGCPGFAPPEAGGGHHKVSVSPVVHVRGLCASVVEADVVEALQKFGTVCYVVMMPFRRQALVEFENIHSAKECVTFAAEEPLRIAGRRAFFDYSTSKRITRPGSTDDPSGANKVLLLSIQNPLYPITVDVLYTLCNPVGKVQRIVIFKRNGIQAMVEFESILCAQKAKAALNGADIYAGCCTLKIEYARPTRLNVIRNDKDSWDYTKPYLSSPERGKGRQRQAILGEHASSCRHDGSGSHGPLLPLPSRYRMGSRHTPALVAYPLPQASSSYVHGGKPSGSVAMVSGLHPLKMNCSRVFNLFCLYGNIEKVKFMKTIPGTALVEMGDERAVERAVAHLNNVQLFGKRLNVYVSKQHSVFPSETFRLEDGTSSYKDFAMSRNNSFTSAGQAAKNIIQPPSCVLHYYNVPLCVTEETFTKLCNDHEVPTFIKFKVFHVKPSAKTLSGLLEWECKTDAVEALTALHHYQIRVPNASNPYTLKLCFSKSSHL, encoded by the exons ATGTCGTCGTGGTCGTCGCTGCCGCGGGAGGCGCCGGGCGAGGAGCGCGCCTACGAGAGCCAGGCCAAGCGCCTCAAGACCGAGGAGGCCGAGATCGACTACGCGCTCCACGAGGCCGGCGACGCCCGGCGCGAAGCGGCGCCCCGGGACGGGGGCGAtggcggcggcggaggcggcaGAGGCAGAGGCTGCCCGGGCTTTGCTCCGCCTGAGGCGGGTGGCGGCCATCACAAAGTGTCCGTGTCGCCCGTCGTCCACGTCCGAGGGCTCTGTGCGTCTGTGGTGGAAGCCGACGTCGTGGAGGCCCTGCAGAAATTTGGGACCGTCTGCTACGTGGTGATGATGCCCTTCAGGCGGCAGGCCCTGGTGGAGTTCGAGAACATCCACAGCGCCAAGGAGTGCGTGACCTTCGCGGCCGAGGAGCCCTTGCGCATCGCCGGCCGGCGGGCCTTCTTCGACTACTCCACCAGCAAGAGGATCACGCGGCCCGGGAGCACGGACGACCCCTCGGGGGCCAACAAGGTCCTTCTGCTGTCCATCCAGAACCCCCTTTATCCCATCACCGTGGATGTTTTATATACCCTGTGCAACCCTGTGGGAAAAGTGCAACGCATTGTCATCTTCAAGAGAAACGGGATCCAAGCAATGGTCGAGTTTGAATCCATCCTCTGCGCCCAGAAAGCTAAGGCGGCACTCAACGGAGCAGACATCTATGCTGGGTGCTGCACACTGAAGATCGAATATGCCAGGCCAACGCGTCTCAACGTGATTAGGAACGACAAGGACAGCTGGGACTACACCAAGCCGTACCTGAGCAGCCCAGAGAGAGGAAAGGGTCGCCAGAGACAAGCCATCCTGGGAGAGCATGCTTCTTCGTGTAGACACGATGGCTCTGGCTCCCACGGCCCATTGCTGCCTCTGCCCAGCCGCTACAGAATGGGCTCCCGCCATACCCCTGCACTTGTGGCGTACCCGCTGCCGCAGGCCTCTTCCTCCTACGTGCACGGAGGGAAGCCCTCGGGCTCAGTGGCGATGGTCAGCGGCCTGCATCCCTTGAAGATGAACTGCTCGAGGGTCTTCAACCTGTTCTGCTTGTACGGAAATATTGAAAAGGTGAAGTTCATGAAGACCATTCCCGGGACGGCGCTGGTAGAGATGGGCGACGAGCGTGCTGTGGAAAGAGCCGTGGCGCACCTCAACAACGTCCAGTTGTTCGGGAAAAGGCTCAACGTCTACGTGTCTAAGCAGCATTCGGTGTTTCCAAGTGAGACATTCCGACTGGAGGATGGGACGAGCAGCTATAAGGATTTCGCGATGAGCAGAAACAACAGCTTTACCAGCGCCGGCCAGGCAGCCAAGAACATCATCCAGCCGCCCTCGTGTGTGCTGCATTATTACAACGTCCCCCTGTGTGTCACCGAAGAGACCTTCACCAAGTTGTGCAACGACCACGAGGTTCCCACCTTCATCAAGTTCAAGGTGTTCCACGTGAAAC CTTCTGCCAAGACACTCTCTGGGCTCCTGGAGTGGGAATGCAAGACCGATGCGGTGGAGGCCCTGACGGCGCTTCATCACTACCAGATCCGGGTCCCGAATGCTTCCAATCCCTACACGTTGAAACTTTGCTTTTCTAAGTCATCCCATTTATAA
- the LOC125999567 gene encoding YEATS domain-containing protein 4-like, which translates to MAEFGPDSGGRMQGITIVKPIVYGNVARYFGKERKEDGHTHQWTVYVKPYINEDMSAYVKKVQFKLHETHINFLRVVTKPPYEITETGYGELEITIKIFFLDPNERRVNLYHLVKLFPSDSSAMLGEQKVVSEFYDEMIFQDPTAMMQELLTTSHVLTLGAYKHETNFAEREVKARKKLEAAQKRTSLEIAGLTKILKANMEAIKCLKNEIRQLEDDHLNEI; encoded by the exons ATGGCCGAGTTCGGGCCTGACTCCGGCGGGAGAATGCAG ggaaTTACTATCGTTAAACCAATAGTTTATGGTAATGTTGCTCGCTAttttggaaaggaaagaaaagaggacgGGCATACCCACCAGTGGACGGTGTATGTGAAACCGTATATAAATGAG GATATGTCAGCTTATGTGAAGAAAGTCCAATTTAAATTGCATGAAA cccacaTCAATTTCTTAAGAG ttGTTACTAAACCACCTTATGAAATTACTGAAACAGGATATGGCGAATTGGAAATAaccatcaaaatatttttcctggaTCCTAATGAAAGACGT gtaAACCTGTATCATTTAGTGAAGCTGTTTCCATCAGATAGCTCTGCAATGCTAGGGGAACAGAAGGTGGTTTCAGAGTTCTATGATGAAATG ATATTTCAAGATCCTACAGCAATGATGCAAGAGTTATTGACAACATCTCATGTGCTAACATTAGGCGCCTATAAGCATGAAACAAACT TTGCAGAACGTGAAGTGAAagccagaaaaaaattagaagcgGCCCAAAAAAGGACAAGCCTTGAAATTGCAGGACTTACGAAGATATTAAAAGCAAACATGGAAGCTATTAagtgtttaaaaaatgaaattagacaACTGGAAGATGATCATCTAAATGAGATATAA